GTGTCAGGAGGTCCGAAGGTGGCAATTATTAAGGATCAGAGTGTGCTAGTACCGCAGGACAAACCACCTATTGAGGTTGGTGATTCTGTTTAGAGTTTATGTCTTATTTATTCTGTCCTATATTTATGGATAGTTTAAATATGATTGTTGGAATATTAGGAGTGCTTCTAATAAGTTAGCCCGGGTGCATTGTAAGGAACTTGGAATTAGACCTGTTTTCTTTATTGTGGTTGAAACTCACTCCCTTTTCagcatttaaaattattttgggGAAGGTTGGGGTTCACTCTGTTGGTATAGTAGAAGCAGAGGGGCATAAGGGAGGTATTTGGTTTCTATCCTCTATGAAGGGTGTTTGTTGTAAGTTCATTGATGCTTTTGATCAGGGTGTTACTGTTGAGGTTCACTTTGATAATTTAATTCATAGGGGATAGTGGTTTGTTTGATCTGAAGACTATTGGGAGGCAATTTTCTTGGTACAGGAGGGTGAAAAATTATGTTGACGTGGCAAAAAAGCTTGATCGAGTCTATATAAATAGTAGTTGGTTATCTATCTTTCCCGAGGCTTATGCAGAAGTTTTAAATAGGCTAATTATGTTGACGTGGCAAAAAAGCTTGATCGAGTCTATATAAATAGTAGTTGGTTATCTATCTTTCCCGAGGCTTATGCAGAAGTTTTAAATAGGCTTCAGTCTGATCATTGCCCTATTCTGGTGCGTTGTAAAGGTCGTCCTCAGCCTAAAGGGAATCGACCTTTCCGATTTGTTGCTGCTTGGGCTACTCATCCTGGGTATAGGGATATTGTGAACCAGTCATGGTGGTCTAGTAATAGAGGGATTCATGGCAAGCTTTCGGAAGTACAGAAGAACTCGCTAGAGTTTAACTCGAAGGTATTTGGTAACATTTTTGTTAAGAAATGTGAATTAGAGCAGCAGATTAATTATTTACAAAAGCGTTTGGAAGTGGTGGATAGTATTTATTTGCGTCAGAAAGAGCAACAGTTGCTTGATGATTATAATAACTCTAGTGCAAGAAGAGCCTATGGTTCCAAAAGTCCAGAGAGCAGTGGGTTAGGTTCGGAGATAGGAATACAATTCTTTCATATTCAAACTCTTGCGCGAAGGAGCATAAGATTCATGGCCTTTTTCTCAAGGATGAGTGTGGGAAACTGATCCAGAGGTTTTGAGTCAAGAAGCAGAGTCTTTCTATAAAGCTTATTCTGTCATTTGgatgatgttgatttgggttGCCTTGGTGATGTGCCTCTTCCTTCTCTAAATGAGGAAGCTTGCAATAATCTTACGGCACCAGTTACTATGGAGGAAGTCAGAACAGCTGTTTTTCACACTAACTCTTTTAAAGCTCCGGGTCCTGATGGATTTCAAGCTTTCTTCTTCAAAGAATATTGGGAGATCATTGGTCTTGATGTTTGGAAGATGGTTAAGCAGGCATTCTCCGGTGTTACTCTTGATCCGAGAATGTTGGAGACTTTACTGGTTCTCATTCCAAAGGTTGAATCACCGGTATCTATGAAAGATTTCAGGCCGATTCTCTCTGCAATGTAGTTTACAAGATCATCACGAAGGTCCTTGTTAATAGGCTTCGTCCTCATCTTGCGGATATTGTTGGCCCACTTCAAGGAGGATTTATTCCGGGACGAGAAACTCCTGACAACATCATTATTGCTCAAGAAGTCCTCCACTTTATGAAGAAGACTAAATCAAAGAAAGGCACACTGGCCTTTAAGATTGATCTAGAGAAGGCTTATGACAGAGTTAACTGGAGGTTTTTAGCTCATACCCTTAACAGTTTTGGTTTTCCTATTCCTACACTTAATTTGATTATGAATTGTgtcactgcttcttctttatctATTCTTTGGAATGGGAGTCGTCTGAATGGCTTTACTCCTAGTCGAGGTTTTAGACAAGGAGACCCTATGTCACCCTATCTTTTGTGTTGTGTATGGAGCGATTGGCATGCTTATTAGTCATCAGGTTGATTTGGGCTTGTGGGAGCCGGTTGCTATTTCTAGAGGGACCAAGAATATCCACTTAATGTTTGCGGATGACTTGCTTCTATTCTGTAAAGCTACAAAGAGACAAGTGCAAAATGGATGTTGGTTTTAGAGACTTTTTGCAAAGCATCTGGGATGAAGATTAATGTGGAGAAGTCTAAAGCGCTTTGCTCTAAGAATGTCTCTGCAACAAGGAAAGAGATTTTCACTGGTATCCTCTATCAGATTGTCCAGGCTTGGGCAAGTATCTTGAGTTACCCTTAGCCATTCTAGGGTGACTCGTTCAGCTTTCAATGGTGTCCCTGGATAAGGTTCGGAGTAGGCTAGCAAGCTGGAAAGGGAGTTTACTCAATCGGCTGGTAGACTCTGCTTGGTTAATTCTGTTGCCGCCGCTATTCCCACGTACCAGATGCAGGTCTCTATTTTTCCCAAAGGAATCATTAGTAAATTGGAGTCTATGATGAGGAATTTTCTTTGGAAAGGACAAGTTGATGGAAGAGGATTGAATCTTGTTAGTTGGAAGGTACTAGTTACTCCAAAAAAATATGGAGGTTTGGGGATTAGAGATCCTTATTGTGTAAATATTGCTCTTCTTGGGAAGCTAGTTTGGACTTTTTTCCAG
This sequence is a window from Arachis stenosperma cultivar V10309 chromosome 10, arast.V10309.gnm1.PFL2, whole genome shotgun sequence. Protein-coding genes within it:
- the LOC130957689 gene encoding uncharacterized protein LOC130957689, encoding MEEVRTAVFHTNSFKAPGPDGFQAFFFKEYWEIIGLDVWKMVKQAFSGVTLDPRMLETLLADSLCNVVYKIITKVLVNRLRPHLADIVGPLQGGFIPGRETPDNIIIAQEVLHFMKKTKSKKGTLAFKIDLEKAYDRVNWSYKETSAKWMLVLETFCKASGMKINVEKSKALCSKNVSATRKEIFTGILYQIVQAWASKLEREFTQSAGRLCLVNSVAAAIPTYQMQVSIFPKGIISKLESMMRNFLWKGQVDGRGLNLVSWKANKLWVQLLDAKYRSSLYDCFSYPKNKDSPIWRCLCKAWEVLKDGWRKEGRLSNEMDYVHISDSNLRIQDIWSVGRWHLDTLYSPLSQNLKGNILSYNPDEQAGPEVGWYWSGSATKVYNSRNGYLWLCKQLFGWEEWENWLWLWRQLVPEKHKFLAWLCLKEALPTASFRFRRGMSSSDRCPRCLSSQESVLHCIRDCPKAQLVWHRLDISCHPLDLKNWFLYHSREHPFKFFSGLWWIWRARNNDI